One window of the bacterium genome contains the following:
- the rplR gene encoding 50S ribosomal protein L18 — translation MVHPGKKVPRRLRRHGRVRRKVSGTGDRPRVCVFRSLRHIYAQVIDDKEGRTLVAVSSLDPELRGKVNGGNAEGAAAVGEALAGRAAARGVTEVVFDRGGYKYHGRVKALAEGARKGGLRF, via the coding sequence ATGGTCCATCCCGGCAAAAAAGTACCGAGACGTCTAAGGAGGCACGGCCGCGTTCGCCGCAAGGTGAGCGGGACGGGGGATAGGCCCCGGGTGTGCGTCTTCCGCAGCCTCCGGCACATCTACGCCCAGGTTATCGACGACAAAGAGGGCCGGACGCTCGTCGCCGTTTCCAGCCTGGACCCGGAGCTGCGGGGTAAGGTGAACGGCGGTAACGCCGAGGGCGCCGCGGCGGTGGGCGAAGCGCTCGCCGGAAGAGCCGCCGCCCGGGGCGTTACGGAGGTCGTTTTCGACCGCGGCGGGTACAAGTACCACGGCCGGGTCAAAGCCCTGGCCGAGGGCGCGCGCAAGGGCGGCCTGCGATTCTAA